CATCAAAATCACTTTAAGCTTCTCTTAAACTTCTCAGAGAGAGTGCCGCGGGCTCATAACCGTACAGACTGTTGCAGGCATCAGATGCTGGGGAAAGAGATTACAATTTGAGCTATTTAAATTCACTCACACAATACAAAGTAACCTAACCAATAGATTCAATATGCTGTTttatttagacaaaacattaattcttCCCTCTAGTATGATGGCGTGTAACCAGACCTGCCCTTTTATGTTTCCTCTAAAAGTTTTCACACATAAAGACAACAtagatggtttttttttgtttcatggcAGCAACCTCTCGGCGCCTGCTTTTTTGTCACATGATAAGTGTTCCTGGAAAGATTATGGAGGaggcaacattttacataattgaAGAATCATATCTTGGAAGGGTACTTACTATACTGGgctgatgtttctaatgcatttagtttaaaaaatgttaacttcAACATGCACAGCCAACTAAGCCTAGAAGTCATTCACCCACACtcacgctctcacactctccctctctcatGCTTGCTCACACTCTTatgctctcattcactctcacgttctcagttactgtctctcacactccctgtcaatgtctccctagcTTTTCTGCCAATTGCTATCGTGTCTCTGTCTTGTTTCATGGAGAAGGAGTGGTGTAGAAACGCtactctttctctgcaaatgtatctgcaatattctggcctcttaaagcacttccgcaaaagggtggagccacggTGTGCACAGGGTCAGCCCCCCCGTTCCTTTAAACGACACAGAGTGAGTGTGCACAGGGGGttctgcccttttgcggaaaTGCCTGAATACCGAGGAgaaagaggacagaagaacaagaaaagccagcagaagaagtggagctgcggaGAAGGAGACATGGAAGCGGTCAACGGaaaaggtagagagacattgacACAgaaagtgagtgaatgagagagtgttAGCGAGAGAGTGAGACTGTCAGagcaacaaaagcaaaaacagaGGACCTAAGGACCAGAGGTTTAaaatttttactatatttttattaaacaatgattcctcttttccatatttgatgaacctGCACACACTATGCGTTGTTTTGTTAAGGAGAAGTATGACCTTCATTTAAAATGATAGAAATGCATAAAACATGACCATATTCTATACTGTAGGTGCCACAGGTCAACAATGAcacaatttatgttcagcaacatctcctgatggTCATATCCATCCttttacatattaccctatattacatattttttacatattggcTTAATGGGTTTGAGGCTAGTGGTTTTTTTATGATTGTTACTTGGTAGGGGCTAAGGGAACTTatattttataactttctttttgTTGATAGGTTTTGCACGGCTAAAAGCCCCTTTGGGGACCTCTCATACATTTATGAAGTCAGTggtgtcatggtgacatcactgggctcccaatacatgtatttattagaatttatttccttatacattaatttatatttcattttccccctaattattttacttttttctttcaattttttatgaaaaaatgagATGCCCCTGCCACTGCAACAAAGTCAGAACGTATCTGTACGTCCTCAGGGGCGCAAAGGGTTTAAGGTattcacagagtactttaatatgcattcttgcaTAGTAAGGGAgtcagtgacattaaactgtcccttttagcattgccttttggctaagattaaGTGAGTACCTGGTAGAGAGGACAGTGCTGATCCTCTGTGGATGCAGGGAAGCAAGAGGTGTTTTAAGTGAGGTGGTAAGAGCTCCCTATATATACATGGACCCTTCCTCTGCACTTTTTTGTTCTTCCATACTGGAATAGTCTATGGGTGCTATTGGTTTTTTAGTACCAGCCATGTGCTTGGACCTGGCACTGCTTttcccctgttttttccccttttaacATAcagtactttttgtttttttgagaaCGTGTGATACCTTTATTGAATCTATTTGCATTACTTGCAAGCACTAAAAATGCCACAGTGGATCCAAGTCCCTGAAGATTCTGCTTTTTGGTAAAGAATACCAGTTGACCTTTTGGGTCCCACATCTCCTTGAGGAATCCAGTGGGCCCCCATCTTCAGGTTTTACCGGGGAGGAAAGGAAAGGGCTACATATACCTTCAGGGAGTGAACCCAGAAGAAGAAGACTGGGGACTTAGTGTTCCTCTATGGCTCTACAAAGGCACAGATACCATCACAACGTTCACTGGGTTAAAGCACAACATCTAGGTTTTAACCTAACTCACATCCTTATTTTATAACTCTTTCATCTGCTTTTAGACTATACAGAAGGCAagctaattaaaaaatgtttaaaggaaTTAAGAAACACATATAAGGGAATATCAAAAGGACATATCTAAAAATAATCAATACCTGGAAATGCGGCAATTACGTGTAACCACGTGGTTCCCAGTGTAGGTCAGATCACACCGCACTGCATTATTGGTGAAATCAGACTCCTGGACCTGGAAGTTTGGGTTCACGGATACCTGCAATGCAAACATGTCACATGTATACAATGCTACAAATATAAACTTTCCAATGCATATCTAGTATACAAAACTAGCTCAAGTGGATCTGTCCATACACtaattacacaaacacatactgtTCATGTGGCATGTCAGCTACACAAAAGGAACACTTTACAAAATACAATGTATACAGCTGTACATACAAAATATCTATTGGGTGCGAATACATACCTTAAGGATATACCTTCCTGGGAGGACATCTGTGATATCTATCCATTGACAATCAATGTTGGCATGATATGTGTCATAACATCCTGGGCTCAGACCCTGGCATGAACAATATCatataaggaaaaaatatataaattattagatACAAGTGTTATTATTAGATCAATATTTAAGGTGGCCCTGAGTATGAAAGACAGGAGTACATAACAGATACACGCAACAGATCCAGGTCAGATTCAATGTTTCAATGCAATAGCTTTTAAGAAGCCTTTCTATGACAACAAAGATGTGCATCCTGAGCTAAATGTGGCTATAGGTTACAATCAAGCATTCTGTCAGAAAACGTGAACAGAATTTTATAtgctaaaaaatgtaacatgctaAAAATGTTAGGCTTGCGGCTGGGAGAAGTAGATTGCTGGAGTCGGGCCTGGCTTTGAAGTATACcaggtatttatttataaaacatgttCACAAAACAAGTAGTGTTAAGAGGATAACTTTATGAGCTAAGtagcaatgtatatattttcttcaaGTGTCTCGAAATCTTGCCATTCTAAGTTAATAACATTTTCACCCTGACACTACTTGTTTCTTGTATTTCCATAGATAAAAACTCTCAACTTATActgataatttatttaatggtttatatattacatgtgtCAAGATGCACTAAAACTGACAGAGATGAAATTATATTTGCCCTGTAAGCAGGTTTATAATATGGAGTATTCAGAGGCAGTAAACTTTTGTCTAGATTCAAAATGGCGTACAAGGGAgtcttataaaaaatattctggtaCACGGGATCACAGGCTccaaactttttaaaatgtgctGGCTAAGCACGtgttctattatatattaaaatttttgTGGTTAGAAACCACTTTTTGTCTCTTTATATGTTGCATGTGAAAAGGATCACCTGTGTATGTGTAGTGCATGCATATCTCCGTCTCACTCCTGGGTCACAGGTTGTGTCTTCCAGACAGAAGCTGGCTTTATGACCTTCAGCCACTTTACGGAAAGTTACGGCATCCAAAAGATCATAGTGACTGAAGGAGTCCATGCTGTGGTAATGCCTGGATGGGACAAAATTAAGAGAGGAATCCAGAGCAGCTAACACCATGCACAAGGAATCTATCCATCAGGTAAAATATACTCACTGGTGACAGCTATGCCATTCCCAGGCATGGCTTGGTTTCACTGGTAGAAAGTCTGCTGTCCCACGGTTTTTCACCCTCTGAGGGAAACGTAGCAATACCCTCGAGCTTAACCCAGATACGGTTGAGGAATAAGCAGATCTGTggcaaaaaaagcaaagcagTGAGAATTCTTGGAAATGTACTGTAAGGAGTATGGTGGTGAGAACATGgaaggagagtgtaggagaaaGAGTAGATGTAAAAGCAAATGTCAATGAGTATAGAAAAGTACAATAAGGGAACATGCATACTAGACAATCAAGAATGCTAAACATCACAAGACTTCCAAAATAATATCAGAGAGATGGGTTCTGCTCAGTAAATACAGATGTCAAATAGTGATATATGTCCTactgttattaatattttttaatattttacacagcgcagcactgtacaatggatagacaggacataactaATATTTAACATAACATGATCACATACAGAAAGAGCAGGTGAGGTGGGCCCAATATCTATACAATGAATATTCAGTGCTTTCAAAATAGTTTTGTAGGAAGGAGGAACGGTTGAACAACAGAGTTGCCCTTCTACTCACTTCACCCTCACAAAGATTGCCTGAACCAGTCAACAGTGGAGAGGGAGCACCTTGGAATCACCCCGAAAACAACAATTTAGGGTTATATGGACATTGCTGTGCTTGGTGGCCTGATTGTGGCACTCGGCTGCCTGGGCAGGGTATTGTTTATGGTGATGAGATTATCTCCTAATCTGATAGAGTTTGGATATAAGGCTGTGTGTTTTCACAATAAAGTGTTCTTtgtttttcacctcaacatgaattctgtctgatgcttggggtgggctgctgtaATCACTTACTGTCAGCTACAGCGCCAGCACGGCTCCATTCCATCAAGTCCTGCTTCATCTCTCTATCGCTAGTTCTGTCTAGTACAGAGAAGGTTAATCTCCTAAATCTCGGGAAGGAAGCAACATTTGGCgtgtgtacccagtcggggtacaggaccTCCCGTCACAATTAcaattaatacaatttaaaaacaatatggaAATAGTTTCTTGCCTAGccagaaataaaatacaatgagTATGGGAAGCACATGTATCTTATTGAGTTAATAGATATATTGGACCTATTGTTACATATGATGAAATCCAAGGCAAGCTTCCATCAATGGGTCACACACCCTAGCCCAATCATATGTGTGCCGCCAGCTGATGGGCACCAGTATATTAAATCATATCCCAGCCCTCTACACCAGCAGGCGGCACACAGGCTGGAAGAGAGGAAGAGTTATTGCAAGGGTCTGGGTTGGCCATAGAGGCTGGTCTCAAAAAGCAAGATATATGTTGAAGGTAACCATAGCAGCCCATGGCCAGttaaattatttgttattattgtttttttctccctacctAATGCTAAAACCCAGCAGTCCTCTGTGTTGGGACCCAATGGAAAGCAATGTAAATTAAGGCAACGTAGATGAATATTTATAACAAAGCAACTGCACGAGATATTGTCAAATTGCACAACCAGGAAGATGTGAAGTTGTACAGACAGGTTAAATATCAGATGGAGCTGAAACGGTTCATGAATTGATGACTGACAAATCTCTTGAAAAGTACCAATGTGTCTATGATAAAATCACTGATCAATATAATGCAAATAACCAACTTGTATGATAAGCTGAGCGCCATTGACCAACAATGAtcgtaaaaaaaagacaaaaaacctGAGAAGGTAAAACCCCTCCATATACCTAATCCAAAGATACCATATCATACAATAAGATACCATTAGCTAAACATGAGCTTGTATTTATAAGCATATCATACATATATTGAATTATATTAATGTTGTCAAATCAGTCAACATTTTCATAAATCTAACAGAGGGAGCCTGGACTTCTTTCAATTCCAAAGGATAAAGAATTATGTGCTGACCCCTGGAGGAGGCAAAAGTGTGAAactttttagatttttgaattGAGGTCCAGGTTTCTTCTGGGCGTTAATTCAGATTGAGGCAAGAACCAATCTATTTATCacctaaatattttactaagtgtcttttattgttattattttatagcaccatcatattctgcagcactgtacaatatgtatgatattttaaattatttattccattaagtggaattatacaACCCTTTAAATTATCTCAGAACTGTTTGTCTCATATTACCTCATAAAAGGCTATGTAGAATGTCAGCtttctatggtttttttttctttcttattattttcatgTCCTATTCTTGTTTGCCAACTTAAGGTTTATAGCTTCTTGGTGATTTATCCTCAAGTGTTTGTGTTTCatttgtatagatcaaattTTTGGTGTTAATTGACTTGCACTATTACTATATCATTTCACAGACAGGCATATTCACTAGTTGTGCGTATAAAAGTCCAGCCCAAGTGAGTTTTCCTTACAAGAAAGCCTAAACTGGCCATACCCAAAGCATACTTAAATCCATGAGACACATTTTAAGATACAATTAATTGTGCATTGCGTATTGACAACTCAGCCCTCCTTTTAGTTGAAATCACTATATTTGACGTCATACATCATGATGATATTGGGGATGTGAATGGTTAAACTCTTCTGTAATCTTCGTGGTTAATGAACACTGAATGCTCTACTCAATGCTCTATCACttcttatacattttacattgtcatgtaattttgtttccaattgTTTACAATTTAATTTTGCTGCTACTGTAGAATCCTGCCTATGTTTACAATATAAATGAGCATCAATACGTGTATACTAATATAGCAGATGGAAGCACAGCGGTGCCCTCCAGTTTCTATTTCTCACCTGGCCAGACAATTCTCCTCTGCTGCACACCAGAGGTTATACAAAGGGGCCCTCTGAATGTAGGTGGACGTTTGGATAAAGAGGGCATCAGGAACCAGGTCAGGGAGGCCTAAAAATCAACAGTGGGACAAACAACAGATATTTACACCAGAAGCAAAAGTAGGCTGGAAAAAATATTGACAGGACCAGAATTAAAGAAATAAGGATTGATCAGTCCATGGaatcactttattattaaattattcaaaCTTTTTGACGCTGCAATTGTAATGTATCAAGGGGTTAGGTCTAGAAACATTAAGATCATCCACTTTTTATACACTCTTTAGAGGCACAGCAAAGCATCACAACAAAAATTGAattagagaaaagaaaaatgcttatttttgtaAGGTACAAATGAATTAAATATAGATTAGATTTTTGTTGCTTTCCAAAAACTGCCTGAAGTATACATAATTCATACAAATGTCTAAATATAGATTCAAGAATGGCATCCGTGTGAAATTTGCTAATGATCAGGCTTGTCTTACCGTACTGAAAATAGTTGGTCCCGGTTCTCCGGTTTGCCACATTAGGCATCAGGAAGTTTCCGTTTCTGTAGCGGTTTCTAGGATCATCCGCAGCCATTATCTGCGTGGGAAGTGGGGTCCCCACGGGACGAGCCTGTGGCGGGATGTCCAAAACGATCTCATTAGCACCTGTGTGCACGGCATCATTCTGCCGGAGAGATGCCGTTTGGGAAACCTCATTTCCCCGAGTCGGCTTTCTCTCCGTTGCACCGCTTCTTCGGGAATCACCCGTAACCATTGCCTGAGTTACTTCGCTTCTTTCGTCATTCTTCTCTTTAACAATTCCGCGAGTGTTATCAGTCCTCTGTGTCGTGATTCTCTGGTTGACATCATTCCTCTGTGTCGGGCTTCTCGGTGAGCTACTGCTTCCCTGTGCTACATTATTGCCCAGGGTTACATTACTTTGTATCGGGATTCTTTGAGTGACATCACTGCTATGGATGCCATCACTACTGTGCGTGTTAATATTCTGTGGGATTTCACTTGGCAAAAATGTTCTTGGGGTGATATCCGTTCCTGATGATGGGTTTACATGAGTGACCCCGGTCCTTAGCAGATGACCCTGTGTACTGCGACCCCAATGGCTGTTTACTGTGACTTCTCTGGTCTGCTTGGGTGCCCTATCACTCGTAGTCATAGGAATTCTTATGGAAGTTGGCGTAACTGCCCGCTGCCGGTCGTTATATCCACTCCTGGTATCGCCGCGCACACCCTCTAATCTAATGCCACTATACCTTGCAGGTGCTCCACGGTTGTTCATCTCAGAGATGTAGAAGGTCCCAGGTCTGTGGTCAGAGCCTGTGCTCTGAATGCTATAAACTCTTCCATTACTCTCCCAGCGGAACCTGCGGCGCCAAGAACCCCGAGAGGTATCTTGGTGAGCTCCTCgggagaagaggaggaggataaGGGGAATAATGTTAAGTGGGTACATGAGGTCAGCTTCTTGCAACTAGAGGTTCAGACTTAGTCGTTGCTCCTGTTCCTGATCCTTTTACAGTTCTTCTTTCGATCGGTCCATTAATCACTTACGTGACTATTTTCACAAGTCTCTTGAACCCTTGTCTGACTTGCTTCAAGACACAACCGATTCTTTGTCCGCTGAGAATGATTTGTGAAGTGGAAACAGTTCTTCACCGGCATCTGTCCCTCTGGACCTTGGTGTCTTCACGGCTGTGCAGATCTCTGATGGTTACTAGTACTTTACCATTTCTGTTCCCTTCCAAATAAATTCTCCTCCTGGGCTCTCTGAAGTGACTGCTTGCAAATCAGTCATGTAAGGGCAGTCAATTCTAGATACAACTCCCCTCCTACTAACATCCACCTCTGCTGCTAATATCCACCCCCCACTAAAATCTTCAAACCCTTATTGAGGTTTTCTTtagagtatatttatatatgtatatatatatatatatatatatatatatatatacacacatacatactctaaATTATTATCTATAA
The DNA window shown above is from Spea bombifrons isolate aSpeBom1 chromosome 1, aSpeBom1.2.pri, whole genome shotgun sequence and carries:
- the LOC128473656 gene encoding protein-lysine 6-oxidase-like, whose protein sequence is MYPLNIIPLILLLFSRGAHQDTSRGSWRRRFRWESNGRVYSIQSTGSDHRPGTFYISEMNNRGAPARYSGIRLEGVRGDTRSGYNDRQRAVTPTSIRIPMTTSDRAPKQTREVTVNSHWGRSTQGHLLRTGVTHVNPSSGTDITPRTFLPSEIPQNINTHSSDGIHSSDVTQRIPIQSNVTLGNNVAQGSSSSPRSPTQRNDVNQRITTQRTDNTRGIVKEKNDERSEVTQAMVTGDSRRSGATERKPTRGNEVSQTASLRQNDAVHTGANEIVLDIPPQARPVGTPLPTQIMAADDPRNRYRNGNFLMPNVANRRTGTNYFQYGLPDLVPDALFIQTSTYIQRAPLYNLWCAAEENCLARSAYSSTVSGLSSRVLLRFPQRVKNRGTADFLPVKPSHAWEWHSCHQHYHSMDSFSHYDLLDAVTFRKVAEGHKASFCLEDTTCDPGVRRRYACTTHTQGLSPGCYDTYHANIDCQWIDITDVLPGRYILKVSVNPNFQVQESDFTNNAVRCDLTYTGNHVVTRNCRISSI